gaaacaacCCAACAGGGAAAAGCAGCAAAATCTTTGCCACAGAGTCTGGCtcagaaggggaggagaggactAGCGATAGGGTCCTCCTTGGTTAGGGGACCAGACaggattttttaatttagaaatccaGCACTGCAACAGACCCTTCCAGTCTGTGAACCCGTGCCACCAAAATactccaattaaactacaacactGTACATTTCAGTCATCCATTGCATCCCATTGCAGCCTTCTTTACATCGAAGAGACTGCGCTTGCCcagacgtcaggaactgagttacaaggaaaggttaaacagattaggactttactccctggagtgtagaagaatgaggggaggtatttaaaattatgagggggggcgGCAGGCAGAGCAAATGtcggttggctttttccactgagggtaggtgagatacaaaccagaggacatgggttaagggtgaaaggggaaagtttatggggaacatgagggggaacgtcttcatgcagacagaggtgggagtgtggaaccagctgaagtggtgaatgcagtctCAGTTTTAAtaattaagaggaatttggacaggcatatggatgggaggggtatgaagggctatgaactgggtgcaggtcagggaGACTAGACAAAAAAAGGGTTTTGCAcggtctagaagggccaaaggatcctgagctgtaattgttctatgggcgatcccttcactgagcaccttcactctctccacatcagtgacagggacctccaagtggccaaccatttaaattctgtgccccacCTCCATGCCACCATGTACCGTCAAACCAAGCCTACCCGTAAATTGTCGGAGCAACACCTAATTATccacctgggccctctccaaccagatggcacgaACGAACATTGATTCCTCTGGTTTCTgccagcccactccccattcttccccatccctctgtctccattcctccagctctccacccctttccctgtccattcacagagccattcctccccccccccagctcgctgctgtgccctccctcatccacctataacctcctgcgtgtgggactgtgctcctccccctgcctctccctcccccccaccattttattcagacgcctgccttcaatttgatgaagggcttaagcccggaatgttggttctgtatctttgtctGCAGCCATCCGTGTTTTACCCTTGTATGTTTTTAAAGGAATCTGGAGGAAAGCCCCACGGATACAGACAGAATGTGCAAACTTGGAGGGCTCCAGCGATAGGGACCGGGGattgaatccaacgctgtctataaggagtttgtacgttttccccgagtctgcatgggggctctggtttcctcccaccgtttgaaacgtactggaggggggggttgtaggtaaattgggcggcacgcacTCCTGGGATGCAATGGATGACAGAAACGTACAGGGTGTTGGAGTTTAATTGGAGTATTTTGGTGGCACGGgttcacagactggaagggcctgttaccatgctgcatgtctaaattttaaaaagaaattcctCTCAGACATTGTtggattcaaaccagggtcacCAGCGCTGTGATAGAAGTTGTTATCCTATCTACTGCTTCCATGGGCAccctccaccctctgtgtgaGGAAGGTGCTTAAAGGTGAAATGCCCTGACCATCCATCTTCTCTGTGGCCTAAAGGATGGGGTGACAAGTGTTCTCAAGGACTTCAGCAGCATGTGTGTTGGGACAAGGCTTTCTCCTATCAGTACCTGTCCTTGTAACTGCTGCTTATCGCAGCCGTGGGTACAGCTTGTCTGCACAGCTCGACCTCGGCCGTCGGGAGATTAACTCGTGCTgacgtttccccccccccaccccaaggcaGGAGTCGGCTCCCCAGCTGTCCACTCGACGCCCGAGGCCAGGAGCCATCGCTCTGTCTTCGGAGCCGGTGAGTGGGTGGGTTTCACCTGGGCAAGGGAGTGGCCAATCTGCCGCTCCCTCTCGGCTGTGGGAGGGTGAGTGGGGAGGCAGATTCATGGGGGAGGCAGACGTGATGAGGGgatcagacccccccccccccccggatagTGGCAGAGTCGTGAGGGGGGCTCAACTgcggggagagtggggagtggagagggctgtagggagggagtgggggtggagagggCTGTGGTAGGAGAAAGTGGGGTAGTGGAGAGGgttatggggagggagagagagtgggggagtgaagagggctgtggggagggagagggtgggggagtggaaagggctgtggggagggagagagtgggggagtggaCAGGGCTGTGGCAGGAGAAACTGGAGcagggagagtgggggagtggagagggttatgggaagggagagagtgggggagtggaGAGGGCTGTGGCAGGAGAAAGTAGGTGAGTGGAGAGggctgagggaggaggggaggggaagtggagagggctgtggggagagaaagtgagggagtggaggactggggggagagagtgaggagtgGAGAGCATTGTGGGGGGGAGCGGAGAGGGCTGTGGGTGGGGAGCGGAGAGGGCTGTGGGGGGGGGACggagaaggctgtggggggggccGGAGAGGGCTGTGGGGGGGGCGGAGAGGGCTGTGGGGGGGGCGGAgagggctgtggggggggggcggagagggctgtgggggggggggggggcggagagggaGAGTTGACTTAGTTGTGGAGAGTGGAGACAGAAGGGCTGCCGGGAGAGACACTGGATAGGAGAGAGCAGGGTCTGGAGATGGCAAGTTGGAGATTAGAGCAACTGGAAGGGCTCGTTCAGAGTTCTGGTTGGTCTTTCCTCTCAAAGCCAGAGGAAAGGAGGTCCTGGATGGAGATCAGTGTTCTTACAACAGATGAACAAAATTGGAGTATAACTGGAATGTGGGAAAGAATGGTAATGTAAAATAGAAAAGGAAGGGATTCACTGAGCAAAATAAACTGAAAGATCATTGTACATTAAGAGTTTGGTCTTGTTCCAAAAAGGCATTCAATACAAAATATTCAGTCTGGCAGGAAGGGAGATGAAAAGAGACTTTGTCCCTGGGAAAATAAATTCATTGAATATGGCTGTGGTCTACAGTTTGTGAATGGGATAAAAGGTTAACCGAGTTACGAGGTGTTTTCTTAATAGCAAAAAACataggaacagaaacaggccgttcagcccatcgagtctgccccactatttaatcatgagctgatccatttccccactcagcctcactgcccggccttctcccccgaacctttgatgccctggctaatcgcgaacttatcaatctctgccttaagtacacccaatgacccagcctccacaaccgcctgtggcaaagATTCAtagccctctggctgaagaaattcttccgcaactctgttctaagtggacgtccttcaatcctgaagatatgccctcttgtcctagactctcccaccatggaatgcagagtttttttttaaatgacgggGAATTACAAGGTGCTGGTAATCCGAGGGAGCTGGGTCTCCCTGAACCAGAGACCAGAAATTAGAATGCAGGCACATCCAGTGGAAAGTACGTCATtctttattgcaagaggatttggGTGATGGAGCTCAAATCTTGCTCTTGTATTTGTATCATTGTTAATATGTTAAAAGACCCATCTCAGCCCAGCCAGACACCCTTTACCCCCACTCCTCCCACTAGAAAGAAGATTTGCAAACATAATGATGCATAATCAGATTCTTTCCAGCCCTGAACAAAGCTCATGAATAAAATGTCaggtcaagtttgttgtcatttgattgcccaagtacaacccgacgaaacggtgttctctggtcctcagtgcaaaaccagCAGACATAACACAGAACAAGAGTTTCATCTATacaattaaatattgtttcatgaatataagtCTCAGGCGGTCGGGCAGTTCGcttgatcgttcagcattctcacctcccgtgggaagaagctgttcctcagcctggtggtgctggctctgatcctcctggatctcttccccgacgggagcagctgaaagatgctatgtgcggggtggaagagggtcctccatgattttgcacaccctcttcggTCAATCACGTCGATGGtgagtggcgggggggggaggaagggagaaatgatattacaataaggcagtggtctcaacctttttaatgcccactcacataccactttaagtattccctatgccattggtgctctgtgattagtaagggattgcttaaggtggatgtgagtgggaagggaaggttgagaaccactgctctagacccaattgttacggaaatattttgcttgagaaaaattgtcattggcccatttcctttggagttctgaaaccatacacataacgagtcaatgaggaacaattcaaacagtggttttcaaacttttttttcccacccacatcccaccttaagcaatcccttactaatcacagaacaccgatggcacagggattacttaaagtggaatgtgagtggaaagaaaaaggttgagaaccaccgtggAATTGAGGAACTTGAGCAGACAAAGTGTtggtggaggagctcagcagatcaggcagtattcatgggtagaaatggtccgtCTGCACTTCCAGTTTGAGCCCCAAGATAGAATAGGTGAGATTTTGTCTATAAATGGGTAAGAAACTGGGGAAGGACCCCAGAGGTCAGACAAGTTGTAAAAGGTGGAGAGAATCAGAGTTtcttgtcacgaacatgtcacgaaattcgttgttttgcaatAGCGTCACAGCTAACCGTGCCGCCTGACTTGACTACATGCAGCTCACCGAGCATGGACGCTTTTGTAATGCTACCCTCCCTCCTTCTGTTTGCAGGTGTGAGGTGTCCGGCACCAGGAAAAGGCAGCGTAGAGTTGGCACCATGGCCCTGGCAGTCCACGGGTTGGCCGCCCTCTTCGGCATGGGCTCCTGGATTGCCATCAACGGCCTGTGGGTAGAGCTGCCTCTCATCGTGCCCAAGGTCCCCGAGGGCTGGTACCTCCCGTCGTACCTCACCGTCATCATCCAGCTTGCCAATGTGGGGCCGCTGCTGGTCACGCTGGCCCACAGGTTCCGGCCCAGCCGCCGGGCGGAGACCGTCATCATCTATGCCATCGTGGGCACAGGCATTGTGGCCTCCTTCCTCCTGCCCTTCTTCTGGAATGAGACCAGCCTCTTTGCTGGCACCCGTCGCAGCTTGGCCCTGCTAATCCTGACCTTCTTCCTCTCCGTGGTGGACTGCACTTCATCCGTCACCTTCCTCCCCTTCATGGCTCGCCTTCGGCCTAAGTTCCTGACCACCTACTTTGTCGGAGAGGGGCTCAGCGGGCTGGTCCCGGGATTGGTGGCCCTGGCTCAGGGCGTCGGGGTGGTCAGTTGTGTCAACACCACGGACAACAGCTCCGGCACCCACGGCTGGACCATGGTGGCCCGGTACCAGCCGGCCAACTTCCCCccagaggtcttcttcttcttcctcagtGGTGTTATGGCCCTGTGTCTGCTGGCTTTCATCCTGCTCAACCATCTCCCGCTAGCCCGCAGGCAGCGAGAACGCTCCGTGGAGCCGGGGTCCATGGAGATGCGTGGCAAGGAAGGGCCGGAGCAGGCACCCATGATCAACTGGCCAAAAACCGGGGAGAAGGCTGGGAGGTACTCCCGCTCCCAGATGCTGctcatcttcctcctcctggccTGGGTCAACGGGCTGACCAATGCAGTGCTGCCATCCGTCCAGTCCTACTCCTGCCTCCCCTATGGAAACCTGGCCTACCACCTCGCCTCTGCCTTGGCAGCCTTGGCTAATCCACTGGCCTGCTTCGTGGCAATGTTCTACCCCAACCGGTGAGCAGCGCTGACCCCTGCCCGCTCTGGCCCTGCGATGAGGTCGTGGGGGGAGGGCTGGGTTTGGGAGGAGGGTGGGCTCAGGGTGGGGGTCATGGGCAGAATGAGGGTGAGGGGTGGGTTGTGGACAGGAATGATGATGGGGGATggaggagagacagagaaagtgGGTGATGGGGACAAGGTCAGGGTGGGGGTGGTGTCTGGATGGGGTAGGGTGAAGGGTCAGGGAAGGGGTGTGGGTGGGAGTTGGGTGAagatgcctagtcccactgacctgcatccaatccacatccctccagacctctcccattcatgtacctgaccAACTTGCTCTTAAATGTTtacattgagcccgcattcacaaagtcagctggcagctcgttccatacccccactccctgtgtgaagttcccactcgtgttccccctaaacatttcccctttcactctcaatTCTCTGGTTTGTCTGTCACCAccctctacatttactctgtctacccgctcataattttaaatacctcgaacaaatctcccctcattcagatttattgtcagagaacatacatgacatcatatacaaccctgagattgctttttcctgcaggcacggcagaatcaccactaattggtagtggaaaaaataaactacacagtgtaaaacatgtagagaattgtaaacattcttctacgctccaggggataaagtcccgacctgtttaacatttccatataactcagttcctgaggttCCAgtaacaacctggtaaatcttctctgctctctttctaccttactgctatctttcctgtagttcggtgaccaaaactgcacacaatgctccaaatttggcctcaccaatgtcttctacaacttacCATCTCAACTTcccatactcagtactttgatttatgaaggccaatatgccaaatgctctaatcttagtgtcatctggaaacttgctgttccaatttatcacattattatccagaccattgatattgatgacaaacaacaatggtcccagcccccgatccctgaggcaccaccactcatcacaggcctccagtctgagaagcaaccatcaactaacactctctggcttctcccatccaaccGTTGTTGAATCCAAttaactgaaccttcctgattaacttcccatgtgggaccttgtcaaaggccacgtggacaacatctgcagcctttccttcatcaactttccggGTAACCTCCTGAAAAATCTAaataagaccccccccccccatccacaaaaccatgttgattatccctaatcagtttctggctatccaaataattccaCACCTGATCcctaagaacaccttccaataatttacctacttctgacatcaggctcaccagactataatttccagggttacttttggagccttttttaaacaacatggcCTCCCCTCCAATCCcccggcacctcacccatggctgacattttaaatatttctaccagagcccctgcgatttctacactagcttccctcgaggtccgagggaatatcttgtcaggccctggagatttatccctacttatttgctttaagacagcaagcacctcctcctctttaatctgtgtaggttccataacctcactgAGTGATTGTCCTTACTTCCCACTGATGGGAAAACCCCATTGCAGATCTCCCCCAtatcttctggctccatacatagctgaccacactgaggaccaattttgtcccttaccatctacttgctcttaatatacctgtagagtCCCAGGGCAGCATGGTAGGTGCAGCGCTGTTgctgcgccagcgatcaggaccgggattcgaatccgccgctgtctgcaaggagtttatacgttctccccatatctgcgtggattttctcccagggactctggtttcctcgcacTGTTGGAAACAAACCAGGGGTTGTAGTTCACTTGGGTGTAATGGGCGGAACGGATTTGTGGACCGAAAGGACCTGCtaccgggctgtatgtctaaaaaaagaaatttctccaccttgacttttagccctcctgatttacCTTGCCTGATAGGTCAGTGCAGGATTGATGCAGTCTCCGCCTCCCATTGCTGGAGGTCCTAGTCCAATCCTCACTTCTGCCACTgtccgtgtggagtttgcacatctgTATTTCCCCtgggggtgctccagtttcctcccgtgtGTCAATTGGTTGATTAGTCTCTAAATGACTGTGTTTCAGTGGCATCAGAATCCCAAGGGGATGGGCAAGTGCGAGGCAGAAGATATTGTGTGTCTGAAGAGAGACGAGAGGGTAACGGGATTTCCCCCTGGGATTGGGTGATTGGCTGAATGTCCTGCTGGATCACAGATTTGTCCTGGATTATCCCATCAGTGGATAGCTCAGGCAACCAGAGACAACCTGTGATCAAAATGACAAGAGGGGGGGAAGATTGAACGGAACCTTACAgaactgggtggcatggttagcaacgGCAGCGACGTGGGTTCAGATCcgacactgtctgtgaggagtaaaacaggaaaatctgcggACCAccgcagttgaagtaaaaacacaacgctggagaaactcaacaagtcaaaccgtgtcctttatatgACAAAGATGTATGGCTGGAGagcgcccagatggaaaattaggtgtcgctcctccaatttgcatctGACCGACATGTCAGCAGGGGGATGGGGcacggaattgaagtggttggccactgggagatccccgtcactggcgcagacagagcgaaggtgctcagcgaagccatTTCCCTGCAACTGTAACTAACCTGTTATAACCGTTGATACCCCTCTCTACACCAgtagttttcaatctttttcgtTCCGCTCACAGACgacttaaagtaatccctatgcagtaggtgctctgtgattagtaagggattgcttaaggtggtttgtgagtgaaaagaaaaagtttggagaaccactgttttaatcgtccctcattgactcgttatgtgcatgatttcagaactccaaaggaattgggccaatgacaagcaaaatatttcagtaacaattgggtccagagcagtgattctcacccttcccttcccacccacatcccaccgtaagcaatcccttactaatcacagggcaccttgtggtaaaccactgtatgtatatatttatctgttggACACACCCTTTGGCCAACTGTAACTGTggtccctcccacaggctcctgagtaaaggtgactgttccacagcccttcCCCAGTACAGGATAGTTGGGCAGCTTGGACAGGCCTCTGTTCTAATTATTGCAAATAACAGCCTGTCAGTTtgcacaacctcagtcttttgggGTTATTGATGCCACATCACACCTGCAACCCGGGAGTGGAAAACCtctgctctgcactgtctgcaacTCTACTGTATTCCAGCGCACCtgctgtggtcttctctacatcagagaggctgaACATAGAAtgagagattgcttcgctgagcacctcggctctgggcgcatcagtgacagggacgtCCCGGGGCGGCCAACCATTTCACTCTCGGCATTAATGCCGACCTCCGGTTTCTGCCAGTCctctttcctctctattcacccagccatcccccccctccccatttgctgctgtaccctccctcctTATCTaccaattacctcctgcctttgcaactgtgctcctcccccaccactattttgttcgggcacttgcctacattttgtttgatgaagggctcaagcccgaaatgttggctatgaattgttatctttgctatataaagtacagttatacctgctgagtttttccagcattttactgtctttacattctccctgtatcctctgggggctccggtttattCCCACTGgggagggtgtaggtcaattggacagcatggacttatgggccggaagggcctgttaccatgctgtatatctaaatttaaacccAGAATGGCGATGGGCAATGTCAGCAAGAGTGAGGAGGATCTTTCAAAAGAGAGAAGCACTTGGAAGAAAAATAAGGTTCAAGGCAACAGGgagagcaagggaatgggattgtTTGGATTCCCCTTCCAGCAGCCATGGGGtctggatgggccaaatggccatcaGGTCAGCTGTAATCATGGCGTGCTTCCCCCACTAGAGGGCAGCAGCAAGTGTGGAACATGATGGCTGCGCCTGTCGCCAATGTGTGGTAGGGGAGCAGAACTGCAGGAGGctcagtcagaatcagaatttattttcatgaacgtgtcacgaaatgcattgttttgcggcatttatataaaccacctgacaaaataaataaaaatagtgcaagaaaaatataaAGGTCAAAGTAAGgggggcacggttggcatagcggttagcgcaacgctgttacagcactagtgatcgagactgggattcgaatcctgtactgtctgtaaggagtttgtgtctgtgtggattttccccaggggctctggtttcctcccactattggAAATAATAGCATCTTTGGttcgttgatcattcaggaatctgatggccctGGGggagaacctgtccttgtgccgctgagtgctcatctttaggctcctgtaccttttccctgatggtagcagggtgaagagggcatggcctggatggtggggggactttgaggatagaggctgcttttttaaaacaccatctcatgttgatgtcctcgatggagtgaagtctggtgcccgtgatgtcgcaggctgagttaataaccctctggagtttattcttgtcctgagagttggcattgatgcaaccagcctgaatgctctccatggtacacttgtagaagtttacgagaataTTCGGTGACcttccaaatctccacaaactcctcacaaagtataaccgctggcaagcattcttcatgattgcattgacgtggactgatcctcagagatgttgacacccagcaagctgatccatctccctcctgcacactccctctccctctgtggAACTGGCTTTTGTCCAAACCTGGGCCTGGACAGGTTAAAAAAATATCGTTCTGGTGCTCATCAGACTGAGTTCAGCCTCATGGGGAGCACATTTAAAATGAAAGGGGAGAAGCGTCTTTTGTGTATATGACACTGAATGGAATAGGACTGcagagtgcaggccctttggcccacaatgttgtgctgacctatatgaaCCTACCCTACATCAATCTAACCCTACCCCTCCGTCATTTCTATCTAccacacttttttttgcactaggtaTTTTTTGAATCATGTATTTGCAAAATCGTAATTTGTAGTAATTTTTGCACCTTTTTCTGGtcctgttgcaactctacaaatctctggtgagaccacacttggaaactgtgttcagtctggtcacctcattataggaaggacatagaAGCTgcagagagggtgaagaggagattcaccaggatgtggctgGGATTGGGGAAACAAGTCTTAGGAGGCCATGTTAGCAGAGCTGGActttctggagtgtagaaggatgagagaagactgaATAGAGGTCTActtgattatgagaggcatcattAGGGCggatggccagcacctgtttcccaaggcaggatcagcaaacaccagaggacacgtgtacacagtgaagggagggaagtttaggggaaatgtcaggggtacattttttacgtagtgttgtgggagcctggaatgccttgtcagggatggaggctggaacattaggagcatttaagagactcttagacaggcatgtggatggaagaaaaataaagggttacagtGTTGGGAGGGTTGAGTACTTTTTTTATGGAATATATGGATCGGCACAACGTCGAGGACCAAAGGACCtatcatgttctatgttctaatgctgcggtaaaacaatatatttcataacatagaaacatagaagataggagcaggagtaggtcattcgacccttcgagcctgctccgccattcaacgagatcatggctgatcttaaagttcagtacccagtccccgccttctctccgtaacctttaataccctcatactgaagaaatagatctaattccctcttaaatatatttaatgaacctgcctctactgccctctgtggcaatgaattccacagattcaccaccctctgggtcaagaaattcctcctcatctcggtcctaaatagtttgcctattatcctcaaaccatggccccaggttctggattttcccattcttggaaacatcccatctgcatccattctgtccagtcctgccagaattttataggtctctatgagatcccctctcaatcttctaaactccagggagtttcctcataagtcattcctgccattccaggtatcagcctggtgaatcgcctctgcactccctccattgcaacaacatccttccttagataaggtgaccaaaactgcacacaatactccaggtggggtctcaccaaggccctgtacagctgcggtaaggtatccttgttcctagactcaaaccctcttgatatgaaggccaacataccatttgcctttttaaccgcctgctgtacctgcatgctcgccttcagagactggtgtacaagtacccctaggtctctctgcacttccccatctcttaatcgattgccattcaaatagtaatctgccctccggtttgtattaccaaagtggataacctcccattgatccacattgtagtgcatttgccatggatctgcccagtccctcaatttatccaaatcacactggagcttcctgaccccctcttccgtgcacacaacccctcctagcttagtgtcatctgcaaatttggagatatttcatccaatcccctcatccagatcattaatgtaaattgtgaacagctggggtcccagtacagatccctgtggtaccccactggtcaccgcctgccactcagaaaacgagccatttatcccaactctctgtcttctacctgccagccagttctcaatccacatcaatactttgcccccaatcccatgagccttgattttggaagccagtcgtttatgcgggaccttatcgaaggccttttggaagtccaggtacaccacatccactggctctcccccatctattttacctgtcaccatctgaaagaattccaatagatttgtcaagcacgatttaccttttgtaaatccatgttgactccgtccgatccct
The Narcine bancroftii isolate sNarBan1 chromosome 1, sNarBan1.hap1, whole genome shotgun sequence genome window above contains:
- the slc52a3-2a gene encoding riboflavin transporter 2, giving the protein MALAVHGLAALFGMGSWIAINGLWVELPLIVPKVPEGWYLPSYLTVIIQLANVGPLLVTLAHRFRPSRRAETVIIYAIVGTGIVASFLLPFFWNETSLFAGTRRSLALLILTFFLSVVDCTSSVTFLPFMARLRPKFLTTYFVGEGLSGLVPGLVALAQGVGVVSCVNTTDNSSGTHGWTMVARYQPANFPPEVFFFFLSGVMALCLLAFILLNHLPLARRQRERSVEPGSMEMRGKEGPEQAPMINWPKTGEKAGRYSRSQMLLIFLLLAWVNGLTNAVLPSVQSYSCLPYGNLAYHLASALAALANPLACFVAMFYPNRSLPLMGFLALAGTAMGSYIMGMAVLSPCPWLVHARAGIALIVLSWVLFVGTLSYVKVMIGVILRDEGHSALVWCGAVVQLGSMLGALTMFPLVSVYDLFRSGDPCNTECPV